From the genome of Pseudonocardia sp. EC080619-01:
CGTCAGCCATGACCCGCTCCGGACGGCAGCCCGGTGCCCGTGCCGGCGTCGGTGCCGGCGTCGGTGTCGAACAGGACCGACAGCAGGGCCCGGCCGCGGCCGGTGAGCCGGTACATGACCATGCGGCCGTCCTTGCGGGAGGTGACGATCCCGGCCGTGCGGAGCCGACGCAGGTGGTGCGAGACCAGGGCCTGCGAGGACCCGACGATCCACGCGGTGTCGCACACGCAGAGCTCGTCGCCGGCCAGCAGGGCCCGCGCCACACGGAGCCGGGTCGGGTCACCGAGCCCGCGGGCCAGCCCGGCGACGGGTTCGAGCGCGGCGAGCCCGGGCAGCGCGGTCCGGATCCGCTCGGCGTGCGGCAGGTCCAGGCACAGGAGCTCGCAGGTGTCGACCTCGGTCACGCGGACATACTAATACTCGTACGGATGTTTCTACAGGCATGCCGCGGTGGTGGAGCGGCGGTCGCCAGGGTCGGCCCGCACAGGACGCGACCGCGGGAGGGTGACGGGCACCGTGCGTCGACCCACGTACCGCCCCGGACCGGCCCTCGTCGTCGTCCTGCCGGCCCTGTTCGCCCACGTCGTGCTCGGCCCGCTCGTGGCCTGTCACGGGACCGGTGCGGTCCCGGTGGCGGTCGTGGAGCAACACCCGGCCGGGCACGCCGGGTGCACGGAGGACCATCCCTGCCAGCACGGCCCGACCGGTGACCACGGCACCGACGACTCCACGGTCCGGGCCCTCGACACCCCGCGGGCGCCGGCGGCCGTGCTGCCGCTGTGCCCCGCCCCCGCGCGTGCGGAACCCCCCGTGGTGCCCGTCCGGCCGTCCGGGCCGGTCGAGCTCCTCGCGGTGCGCGAACCCGTGACGGTGCTCTGCGTCGATCGGAACTGACCGGACCGAGCGTCCCGTCCGTGTCGTCCGATCGTCCGCGGCCCGCGCGCCGCCGAGCCCCGAAAGGGCATTCCGTGTCTCCGACCATCCGCACCCGATCCACCCCTGCCGCGCCGAGGCCCGGCGGGCCGTCCAACCTGAGGTTCTCGCTGGTCCTCGTCGCCGTCTTCGTCGTCGCGGTCGGCGTCCTGCTCGCCGTGACCCGCGGCAGCTCGGCCGGCACCGAGGCCGAGGCCGAGGCCGAGGCGGCCGCCGTCGCCACCCGGGAGGACAGCCTCCGGCTGTCGACCGCGCCCGGTTCCACCGTCGATCTCGTCGAGTTCCTCGACTTCGAGTGCGAGGCCTGCCGCGCCGCGTACCCGGCGGTCGAGCAGCTGCGCGCCGAGTACGGCGACCGGGTCGACGTCGTCCTCCGGTACTTCCCGGTGCCGAGTCACGCCAACGCCGAGCGCGCCGCCCGGGCCGTGGAGGCCGCGGCCCGGCAGGGCAGGCACGAGGCGATGTACGCGCTCATGTTCGAGACCCAGACCGAGTGGGGCGAGCAGCAGGTGCCGATGGACGACCGGTTCCGCGGCTACGCCGAGCGGATCGGTCTGGACATGGGCCGCTACGACGCCGACTACACCGACCCGGCCACCGCGGAGCGGGTCGAGGCGGACCGCCGGGACGGTCTCGCCCTCGGCGTCCGCGGCACGCCGACGTTCTTCGTGAACGGCCGGATGCTCGAACCGCGGTCGCTCGACGACCTCCGGACGGCGCTCGACGAGGCACTGGCCGGCTGACGGTGCGGGCCCGGCAGCCGCGACGACGCTGCCGGGCCCGGCCGGCTCAGCCCGGCGTGATCACGACCTTGAGCGCCTGGTGGGCGGCCGCGTTCGCGAACACGTCGTACGCCTCGTCCATCCGGTCGAACGTGAACGAGTGCGTCCCCATCTTCTCGGCCGGGATCCGGCCGCTCGCCACCATCGTCAGGAGCGTCGGGATCGACACGGTGTCGACCAGGCCCATGGTGAGGGTGACGTTCGAGATCCACATGTCCTGCATCGGCAGCTCGACCGGGGCGCCGTGCACGCCGATGTTGGCGATCGTCCCGCCGGGACGGACGAGCGACGCCGCGGTCAGCAGGGTCTCCGGGTAGCCGACGGCCTCGATCGCGACGTCGACACCGAGCCCGTCGGTCAGCGCGGTGACGTCGCCGACGGTCCCCGGGCCGACGTCGACGGCGTCGGTCGCGCCGAACTCGAGCGCCTTCTCCAGCCGGAACTTGTCCGAGTCGACGGCGATGACCTTCGACGCGCCCCACAGGCCGGTGGTCAGGACCGCCGACAGCCCCACCGCGCCGGCGCCGACGACCGCGACGGTGTGCCCGGGCCGGACCCGGCCCGCGAGCACGCCGACCTCGTAGCCGGTCGGGAGCGAGTCGGCGAGGAAGATCGCCTGCTCGTCGGTGACACCCTCCGGCACGGCGTGCAGGGAGGTGTCGGCGAAGGGGACGCGGACGTACTCGGCCTGGGTGCCGTCGATGAGATGGCCGAAGATCCAGCCGATGCCGCCGACGGTCCGGCAGTGCGAGGGCATGCTGCGCCGGCAGTACTCGCAGCGTCCGCACTGGGTGATCGCGGGGACGAGGACGCGGTCGCCGACCGCGAACCCGGAGACCGCGTCGCCGACCGCGGTGACGGTCCCGACGGCCTCGTGGCCGAGGACGCGACCGTCGGTGACGGCCGGGACGTCGCCCTGCAGGATGTGCAGGTCGGTCCCGCAGATCGTGGTGGTGTCGACCTTCACGACGACGTCGGTGGGGTCCTGGACGGTCGGGTCCGGGACGTCCTCCCAGGACTTCTTGCCGGGACCGTGGTAGACGAGTGCCTTCATCTGCTCACTCCGTTGTTCGCAGGCTCGCGTGACGGCCGACCGCGTCGGCCCACCCGAGGGTCCCGGGGCGCGACGGTCACCGGTACCGCTCCGCGGGCCCGGCCCGGCGACCCGTCGATCGGCGGATCGGACCCGGCCGGCACGTCCGCCTGTGGGTACCGCCCCGGCGTTTCCGTGTCGCGGCGGTGGGGAACCCGGGTTCCGAGGTCGTCGGAGGGGGTGCGGGGATGACCCGGAGCGTGGAACAGCGGCTGCGCCGGAGGGTGTGCGTGCCGTCCGAGGAGAGCACCTGCCTGGTGCGCCGCGAGCTGCGCGGGGCGCTGTCCCGATGGGACCTCGGCCCCGACGTCGTCGACGACGCGCTCGTCGTCGTCGAGGAGCTCGTCGCGAACGTCGTCGACCACGCCCGTACGCGCTGTGACCTGGTCGTGGAACTGATCGGGCACGTCCTGTCCGTCGCCGTCCGGGACCGGTCCGCCGGGGCCCCGGTGATCCGCGCGGTGGACACCACGGCACCTCGCGGACGGGGACTGCAACTGGTCGACGGCCTGTCGGAGAGCTGGGGCTGTGCGCCGCACCCCGACGGCAAGACGGTCTGGGCCCGCCTCGCCGCCTG
Proteins encoded in this window:
- a CDS encoding metalloregulator ArsR/SmtB family transcription factor, translating into MTEVDTCELLCLDLPHAERIRTALPGLAALEPVAGLARGLGDPTRLRVARALLAGDELCVCDTAWIVGSSQALVSHHLRRLRTAGIVTSRKDGRMVMYRLTGRGRALLSVLFDTDAGTDAGTGTGLPSGAGHG
- a CDS encoding thioredoxin domain-containing protein; protein product: MSPTIRTRSTPAAPRPGGPSNLRFSLVLVAVFVVAVGVLLAVTRGSSAGTEAEAEAEAAAVATREDSLRLSTAPGSTVDLVEFLDFECEACRAAYPAVEQLRAEYGDRVDVVLRYFPVPSHANAERAARAVEAAARQGRHEAMYALMFETQTEWGEQQVPMDDRFRGYAERIGLDMGRYDADYTDPATAERVEADRRDGLALGVRGTPTFFVNGRMLEPRSLDDLRTALDEALAG
- a CDS encoding alcohol dehydrogenase catalytic domain-containing protein, which codes for MKALVYHGPGKKSWEDVPDPTVQDPTDVVVKVDTTTICGTDLHILQGDVPAVTDGRVLGHEAVGTVTAVGDAVSGFAVGDRVLVPAITQCGRCEYCRRSMPSHCRTVGGIGWIFGHLIDGTQAEYVRVPFADTSLHAVPEGVTDEQAIFLADSLPTGYEVGVLAGRVRPGHTVAVVGAGAVGLSAVLTTGLWGASKVIAVDSDKFRLEKALEFGATDAVDVGPGTVGDVTALTDGLGVDVAIEAVGYPETLLTAASLVRPGGTIANIGVHGAPVELPMQDMWISNVTLTMGLVDTVSIPTLLTMVASGRIPAEKMGTHSFTFDRMDEAYDVFANAAAHQALKVVITPG
- a CDS encoding ATP-binding protein encodes the protein MTRSVEQRLRRRVCVPSEESTCLVRRELRGALSRWDLGPDVVDDALVVVEELVANVVDHARTRCDLVVELIGHVLSVAVRDRSAGAPVIRAVDTTAPRGRGLQLVDGLSESWGCAPHPDGKTVWARLAA